Part of the Sebastes umbrosus isolate fSebUmb1 chromosome 3, fSebUmb1.pri, whole genome shotgun sequence genome is shown below.
AGTATAACCAGGAAGAGACCGTtaatgtgtgaagtgattttggttCACTACagtttataattaaattaattttattgtaGGAACTCTTGTAGCTCGTCGTCTACGTTACTACGGTTACAAAGAGACatagtttgtgttttaacaaagtTTCTCTGATTAGTTtttgatccgggaagtttgaatcttTCTAACTTTACCGAACTTAAAAAggttaaagggattgtttgtaagaatcagaaatgtcttgttaacaacttcacctgtggctgttaagtcaactaaagtcagcatcctgttgctggcgcttgtgctcgctctacatagacatgaaggagcatcgctcaacacagtgaggagacacacgtcagctaaaagcacaatatcactctatatttcagctgcttggcagtaatgttagctgaccagaccaaggtctctccatgaatcaatgctgatcctagtgttggcttttcccgcctcagcctcccgaccgcggccggagggaacgggggagacgccggagttttggtcggagacgataacgtttctctctgcggagccccgtcacttcacaagacacgggaaacctctgttggtctggaggagctgcagcagttatttctgcacaaacgtccactgaacattcactagatattctcagagctaaactaactcttctgcagtgtggagtgagcagcatgcacgtgagaggtggagagagagagagagaaggagcgcggtgtgtgagtgaaggcaggcagaggagcagaggagcagagtacagcagagactccggtcctggagaccaaagctacggtctcccccgcgtcctccgaccgcggccaacactgtttaacagacgggcttcactagatacaaccaagaggtttagGTGcctcactgtagtttgtgttggagtctgagtctgaacagcgtagtgTAATGGACATTCTGTCAATATTccaagatgagtcctaatgatcGTTGAAATAAAgatctcaaacagatgaaatgtcttatACACcggttatacagagtcacacaaagtctgcagaagagttgcactgcaggagattattacaatgtgattatatagaaatctacaacagggactgtgagaaaaggagttgttttactcagatAGTGTCCCAGTaaacactcagtactttcccactacatgagacgaatagcacacagacagtaactttccactgttgcataaagagacacGCTACATACAGTGTAATTTTCCATTACAGTAgacacacgtgagcgcgcatgggacaccgaccagcaatgatttatacgtggaagaagttacaagcagtccctttaagggttgtaaaaaaatgtttgcacaTCTGTtcatatcatgtttatttttgtttatagcttattttgtatattgtatattggtagaatttcaatttttgtattcttattttattctaacgtttttatctattcttttgttattatactgtctaacttgcaccaacaaaaccaaagcaaattccagTGTATACCTCTCACACCTGAatataaacaccattctgattctgattctgagaaTACTATGTACATGCcgggcaaaaaaataaaaaaataaaatgcttttattgtgaaggtagTCCCCGGAAGTCTTACCTGTGTGTCTGTCCTCTTGACTAGGTGTCTGATGTCCCAGCAGAGAGGACACGCCCTTCCTGGCATCACTCACCTGCAGCCTCGCCTCTCTCAGACTCTCTCAGACTCTCCCAAACCTTCCTGGAACACAGAGACCCAGAACCAGGCTCCAGAACCAgacccagaaccagaaccaggctCCAGAACCAAGCCGAGACCCAGACCCAGAACCTgacccagaaccagaaccaggctCCAGACCCAGGCTCCAGGCTCCAGACTTAGACTGAGACCAAGACCCAAGTTCCAGAACCAGAGCCAGACCCAGCACCATGTCGGGCATCGCGGCCACCCTGCAGCACCGCCGGGAGAAGGACCAGGGCATCGGTTCCTGCAGCCAGGCGGTGAAGTACCTGAACCAGGACTTCCAGGCTCTGCAGCAGCATTGCTTCCAGACCGGCCGGCTGTTCCAGGACGAAACCTTCCCGGCCATCACCTCCTCTCTGGGCTTCAAGGAGCTGGGTCCGGGCTCCTACAAGACCAGGGGGGTTTCCTGGGAGAGACCGACGGtcagtgcacacaaacacacacagaaacacacactgagacacacacagaaacacacactgagacacacacagaaacacacactgagacacacactgagacacacacagaaacacacactgagacacactgaaacacactgaaacacactgaaacactctgaaacacactgaaacacactgaaacactctgaaacactctgaaacacactgaaacacactgagacactctgaaacacactgaaacactctgaaacactctgaaacacactgagacacactgaaacactctgaaacactctgaaacacactgaaacacactgagacactctgaaacactctgaaacacactgaaacacactgagacactctgaaacacactgaaacactctgaaacactctgaaacacactgagacacactgaaacactctgaaacactctgaaacacactgaaacacactgaaacactctgaaacacactgaaacactctgaaacactctgaaacacactgagacactctgaaacacactgaaacactctgaaacacactgaaacacactgaaacactctgaaacactctgaaacacactgaaacacactgagacactctgaaacactctgAAACACTCACTGTTCTGATGAAGTTCTGACGAAGTTCTGTTCAGAGAAACACAAGCTGTGACGTCACacttcactaaaaaaaaaatgtaaatttaaagttgcaacttttttttaactttgatatttattttgcattttcagctCTGGGTTGAACATCATGAGCATCAATACAGAATtcaacaaacaacacaacacttaaaaaacataaaataaacaagacttcatcttaaaatgtaattttaatttaactcggagagaaagggaggacaCAGACTTAAACAAcccaaataattaaaataaaataaagttaaataaataaatacatttaaataaaaattaatgtggtgaagggtcagaggtcagggaggAAGGGTAAGTCTCTGTTCAGCTTCACCGCcgtgtgtctgctgctgctgttacacttGAGATGGTTTTAATGGTTTTAATGGTTTTTAATGGTTCCTGCAGGTGTTGTTGCTGCTTCCTGTTAGAGCTGCACGATTTAAGGCCGaaatgattatttatcacgattatacATTGATTTTAGTGacaaaaatgaattattatgagaataaaatcataattttccaagaaaaaaagtggtaatattatgagaatatagtcatcagtttatgagaaaaaaagtgtgtgttgtATGGATGTGTGGACCGTTCTTTGTGTCGGGTGTATGTGGGAATAAGTGAGTAGGAATTACAAATCCTGGTTTTGTAAATGGAGTTTGGTTTGAGGTTTGTGTAGCTTCCTGTAGAATCAGCTGCTCAGCCTGTTTATCTGGAGCTGAGATCAGTAAACAGGTGAAGAATCAGCTCAGAGATCTGAAAACATCAGATTATAGATCAGATTATAGATTACTAtaggtttttattttctcaGGCTGTTGTTTGATCAGTCAGTTTGCTGATGCCAACACCCAGCTGCACATTCACAATGGGAGCTGTGGTTAAACTGGGCGACTCCCACTGGGAGTGTTTGGGTGGAGCAGCTTCATCTCAGACCAGTGGAACCTGATGAGTGAGGTTTCACAGAATAATAGTATTacataataatttaatattggtcattaaatattgaataatagtataatataatagtttaatatttgacattaaaatattgaataatagtataatataataatttaatattggTCTTTATATATCATACGATAAGTCGTTAACGTTAAAAGGATCAAGGTCATGTCCGTATATCGTACTTATTTACATACACATTTATCTGTTTCCTGTCCTGCGTGTGAATAACTTCTTGTTCTCctgcttcctcttctccttcttcttgtcCTGTCTTGTTCATCCCTCTGTTCCTTATGTTTCGTGTGCAGGAGTTGACCTCTAACCCTGAGTTCATCGTCTCTGGAGCCTCGAGGACGGACATCTGTCAGGGAGCTCTGGGTGAGGACAAACAGTCGCtgtaatagaatagaatattgCGGCTGCAGCAGGTCGGACTGGAATAACTGGTCCCAGTACCTGAAGGGAGGCCTACATTCATACCTCCAGTTCAAAATAACTCTGTCATCTGCAGCGATACAAAGAGACGAGGGACAGTGAGACTGATTATTAGCGTGTCTGAGTCAGAGGACGACGTTCACAcacttaaaacaataaaagtcaACACGAAGAACTCCTGAGAAGTCAAATAAAACCACactgaataaatgataaataaaaacctGAACCAGGACAAGACAGAATATAGATAGATGAAGATAACCCGGACCAGTTCTGGCCGGTCCTGACCCGTCCTGACCCCGTCCTGACCAGTTCTGACCAGTCCTGACCAGTCCTGACCAGTCCTGACCCGTCCTGACCAGTCGTGACCAGTCCTGACCAGTCCTGACCCGTCCTGACCAGTCGTGACCAGTCCTGACCAGTCCTGACCAGTCCTGAACGCAGCAGCAACAGATTTGGAAGTCAAATGAGGATCAGTGAGGAAGAACTCACTGAACAGGATCATCGTTTTAAACTAGAAGAAACTGGAAGATTAAACTTGATTCATTTTCTATTAAATTAACTTTTCACAGCATGAAGCTGTTTACTAATGATGGTgtctccagtctttatgctaagctaagctaactggggaaaattaaaatcataaatttgaATCACTAAAATTAacttttgtatgtattttagtTCCTGTAAATCATTTAGCTGTGTCACctttaatatatacaatattaatatgCATTATTATAAGTGGTACTTTATaccttaaaaatgtataaaattatTCTGATTATTGAAATAGTTGCCTATTAATTTAATTGTGAACGGACTAATCAATGAATCGATCAATAACTGCAGCGGTGGTTGATGTCTGTATCGTCCTCTGTACAGATGATCAGACTGTAAACACCTGCAGTCACCTGACCTGGTAACCTCCACTCAGGGGCGACACGGTGGCTAGTGTCGTCTTGGCAACAGAAACAGTAAACATGCAGGTGATCATCACAGTAGTTTATGTAGTGACAAACACCTGGGAgattccagccaatcagagaccaGCACAGTCCAGTCACTGGTAGAGCTCATTACTGACAGACGTTCAGGTTTCAGGTTGCCTGAGGTGTGTTTAAGGACACTCCGACATCAAAGCACAAACAACCACAGCCTTCATGTTTTATGATTGACTGACAGTTACTgactaagccccgcccccttccTGTGTGTCATCCAGGTGACTGCTGGCTGCTCGCCGCCATCGCCTCTCTGACCCTGAACGAGGAAGTTCTGGCTCGAGTCGTTCCACATGGACAGAGCTTCAGGGAAGGAGAGTACGCTGGCATCTTCCACTTCCAggtacacaaatacacagaacCAGTACTAGTTATATTTAAGAAGGTGCCCGGAATGCAAGTACTCCACATGGTACCGGGTACGCATATAGTCCACAAGGTACCGGGTACGCATATAATCCACAAAGTACCGGGTACGGAACTAATCCACAAGGAACCGGGTACGTAAATAGTCCACAAGGTACCGGTTATGTAAATAGTTTACAAGACCCTCACGTctgtctggtctggtctggtctggtctgatcTGGTCTGGTCTGATCTGGTCtgatctggtctggtctggtctggtctgtagTTCTGGCAGTTTGGCGAGTGGGTGGACGTGGTGATCGATGACCGTCTGCCGTGCAAAGACGGAGAGCTGATGTTCGTCCACTCGGCGGAGGGGAGGGAGTTCTGGAGCGCCCTGCTGGAGAAGGCCTACGCCAAGTAAGACCTGAGtcagctcctctctgtctgATTTAATGTTACAGATCAACATATTTCCTAAACCCTCAGTCCCAATGTCCCCCCATAGGCCCTAAACCCTCAGTCCCAATGTCCCCCCATAGGCCCTAAACCCTCAGTTCCAATGTCCCCCCTAAGGCCCTAAACCCTCAGTTCCAATGTCCCCCCTAAGGCcctaaaccctgaaccctgagtcccaatgtcccccctaaggccctgaaccctcagtcccaatgtcccccctaaggccctaaaccctgaaccctgagtCCCAATGTCCCCTCTAAGGCcctaaaccctgaaccctgagtCCCAATGTCCCCCCTAAGGCCCTAAACCCTGTACCCTCAGTCCCAATGTCCCCCCTAAGGCCCTGAACCCTCAGTCCGGATGTCCCCCCCTACGGCCTtaaaccctgaaccctcagTCCCAATGTCCCCCCTAAGGCCTTACGAGACTAGAACACCCGTCCTCTTTATTTACAGTCATCGTCCCACTATGTCCTCCCAGTATGTCCTCCCAGTATGACCAGTAACCTGTGATCAGCTGGGATCAGTGGAGTCGTCCAGGTGATAGTAGATGGTGTGTCAGCTTCAGGTCTTTGTTCCTACACGTCGCTGCATTCTTCACACCTGTTTACCCAACAGGGCGAGGCTCTGACTCACacctgctacacacacacacacacacacacactaaaacacacaaagtacacagtataatacatatattgtatacacacatatactgtacagtatatgtgatgAGCAGAACTCTGAATCAGTTAGAAACacaaactaataacattaataacggTCAGGTGTGACTGTATTTCCTGTCCCCACCTGTCAGTGTCTCAGGTGTGACTGTACTTCCTGTCCCCACCTGTCACAGTGTCTCAGGTGTGACTGTACTTCCTGTACTCACCTGTCACAGTGTCTCAGGTGTGACTGTACTTCCTGTACTCACCTGTGTCAGTGTCTCAGGTGTGACTGTACTTCCTGTACTCACCTGTGTCAGTGTCTCAGGTGTGACTGTAGGCTGTGTGATGTGGCTGCAGGATGAACGGCTGCTACGAGGCTCTGTCTGGAGGATCCACCACCGAGGGCTTCGAGGATTTCACCGGAGGAATCGCTGAAGTCCACGAGCTCAGTAAACCTGATCCCTACCTGTTCCACATCATCCAGAAAGCTCAGAGCCGAGGCTCCCTGATGGGCTGCTCCATAGACGTACGTCAACTTTTCTATActatatatctacatatatatctatagacataatatatatagacataAACTCTGCTTACTGATGGGCTGCTCCATAGACGTACGTAAACACTTCTATATAccgtatatctatatatacacatgtatatctatacatgtgtatatatagatatacacacAGTTTTTGAAACAACTTGtggaaatgtgaatatttgagtATTTTTGGGTGAAAATGAATAGATGTCGTCGTCGTCTCTACGGAGgttctacatttatttgtattaacgTTATATGTTTTGTTTCAGATCACGAGCTCTTCCGACTCGGAGGCAGTAACCCATCAGAAGCTGGTGAAAGGCCACGCCTACTCTGTGACAGGTGCAGCTGAGGTGAGAGGACACGCCCCCCCCCCTGCAGAGACCCGCCCCCTACACTCACCTGCCTGTCACCTGAAACACCACAACATGAAACTACGTTTCCCATGAGTCAGCAGAGCCTTACCTGTCAGCTGCTCTCTACCTGaagagggggcggggcttcagctCTATGATGGGGACGGCGATCATCCAATCAGGTGTAACTCTGTGGTCTGCTCTGCGTGTGATTGGCTGCAGGTAGAGTACCGTGGCAACATGGAGAAGCTGATCCGGATCAGAAACCCCTGGGGACAGGTGGAGTGGACCGGAGCCTGGAGCGACAAGTAGGTCACCCTGCTGATCTCAGGTCAGTCCGTTAATAGAGACACTGAGACACGTTTTTCCCGCTCTTATTGTGAAACTGTTTCCTGTTGTGACAGCTCGGCTGAGTGGCGTCAGATCAGCGACGAGGACCGACAGCGTCTGAGTCATCGCTCCGAGGACGGAGAGTTCTGGTAAAACTGGACTTTATAAACGACCTCACCACCATCATCCGGCTACTGTGTGTGAAGTGATCCCTCTGCTCTGTCTTCTAGGATGTCCTTCAAAGACTTCCTGCGTCATTACTCGCGGCTGGAGATCTGTAACCTGACGCCCGACGCCCTGACGGACGACAGCGTCTCTAAGTGGGCGCTGTCCACGTTCGACGGCAGCTGGCGGAGAGGATCCACCGCCGGAGGCTGCAGGAACAACCCCAGTGAGTGGTCCtgtcagacagagagaaggtCATCAGGTCAtcacgccgccgccgccgccgagGCATTTCTGACGTCTTGTTTTCAAACCGCAGGCACGTTCTGGACCAACCCGCAGTTTGTGATCCAGCTGGACGAGGAGGACGACGAACCCGACGATGGAGAGGCCGGCTGCAGCTTCGTGGTCGGTCTGATCCAGAAGAACCGCCGACGCATGAGGAAGATGGGCGAGGACATGAACACGGTCGGGTTCGCCATTTACGAGGTGAGATCACCACCTGTTGAGTGTTTGGACCCGGTTCAGTTCCAGCTGGGGACGTTGGAGGCGGCGTGACGGTCTAGACCCGGTTCAGTTCCAGCTGGGGACGTGGGAGGCGGCGTGACGGTCTAGACCCGGTTCAGTTCCAGCTGGGGACGTGGGAGGCGGCGTGACGGTCTAGACCCTGTTCAGTTCCAGCTGGGGACGTGGGAGGCGGCGTGACGGTCTAGACCCTGTTCAGTTCCAGCTGGGGACGTGGGAGGCGGCGTGACGGTCTAGACCCTGTTCAGTTCCAGCTGGGGACGTGGGAGGCGGCGTGACGGTCTAGACCCTGTTCAGTTCCAGCTGGGGACGTGGGAGGCGGCGTGACGGTCTAGACCCTGTTCGGTTCCAGCTGGGAACGTGGGAGGCGGCGTGACGGTCTAGACCCTGTTCGGTTCCAGCTGGGAACGTGGGAGGCGGCGTGACGGTCTAGACCCTGTTCGGTTCCAGCTGGGGACGTGGGAGGCGGCGTGACGGTCTAGACCCTGTTCAGTTCCAGCTGGGGACGTGGGAGGCGGCGTGACGGTCTAGACCCGGTtcggcggcggcggtggtggtgaGAGGTCATCTTCCTCTGTtaactcttcttctttcttctgttcCAGGTTCCTGATGAGGTACGAAGACGACCACCTGATCACTTCCTTTTCATGTCTTTAGCTGCGACTGATTCAGTCTGAGGTCTCTCCTGGTGTCTTACCTGGTGTCTCTCCTGGTGTCTTACCTGGTGACTCACCTGGTGTCTCTCCTGGTGTCTCACCTGGTGCCTCTCCTGGTGTCTCACCTGGTGACCTGGTGTCTCTCCTGGGGTCTCTCCTGGTGTCTCTCCTGGTGTCTCACCTGGTCTTTCTCCTGATGTCTCACCTGGTGTCTCACCTGGTCTTTCTCCTGATGTCTCACCTGGTGTTTCACCTGGTGTCTCACCTGGTCTTTCTCCTGATGTCTCACCTGGTCTTTCTCCTGATGTCTCACCTGGTGTCTCACCTGGTCTTTCTCCTGATGTCTCACCTGGTGTTTCACCTGGTGTCTCACCTGGTCTTTCTCCTGATGTCTCACCTGGTCTTTCTCCTGATGTCTCACCTGGTGTCTCTCCTGATGTCTCACCCGACATCTCTCCTGGTGTTTCTCCTGATGTCTCTCCTGATGTCTCACCTGGTGTCTCACCTGGTGTCTCTCCCGATGTCTCACCTGACATCTCTCCTGATGTCTCTCTGTTAGTACCGCGGTCAGAGGAACGTCCACCTCAACAGGAACTTCTTCCTGCGTAACGCGTCGGCTGCTCGCTCTGAGACCTTCATCAACCTGCGAGAGGTCTGCAGCCGCTTCGTCCTTCCTCCAGGAGAGTACCTGATCGTCCCGTCCACCTTCGAGGCCAACAAGAACGGAGACTTCTGCGTCCGAATCTTCTCCGAGAAACAGGCCGACTTCCAGTAAGTTCAACTCAGGGGGGTCTGGGTGTGATTTGCAGGACCTGCAGCTGAACCGGATCAGTCTGATTAACGTGTTTTAATAGAGatctaaatattatattaatattatattataatgactgaatgaacgagagtgatgatgatgtcacatttTAATGAGGTTGTTTGTTCCTGCAGAGAGCTGGACGACCCCATCGAGTCCAGAGTGGAGAAGGTGAGCTttaactggtgttactggtgttactggtgttactggtgttactgatgttattggtgttactgatgttactggtgttactgatgttactgatgttactggtgttactggtgttactggtgttactgatgttactggtgttactgatgttactggtgttactggtgttactgatgttactgatgttactggTGTTGCTGatgttactgatgttactggCGTTACTGGTTTTACTGGTGTCACTGGTTGGAGATAAACCAGACTAACCAGTAAGTCACCAGTGGATTCATTTCACTGACACCAACAGTCTGAGCTCGACTTTACATCTGcatttttaacttttctttttatttcaaatataatatataacaaaacattattttatatatatatatatatatatatatatatatatataaaatatgaacatataaATATGTGGAGGTTTGACTTGTTTCAGATTGAGATCGATGAGGACGATGTGGACGATCGGTTCAGAGGTCTGTTCGGTCAGCTGGCAGGAGGGGTGAGCTGCTCATATAGAAcatatttaatgtatatttatatgtgtgtgtgtgtgtgtgtatatacattaaatatattaaatgtgtgtatatatatttatatataaaatatgtgctGTTGAACTGACAGAAAGTGTCTCTGTGCTGCAGGACAATGAGATCTCCACCTTCGAGCTGCAGAAGATCCTCAACAAAGTCGTGTGCAAACGTGAGAAACTAGACCTTTTCATGTGCAGGCGTGAACAGTGTTCACGTCATGTGCCGGTGTGTGAACAGTGTTCATCTGGAGGTGTGAACAGTGTTCATCTGGAGATGTGAACAGTGTTTATGTGCAGGCGTGAACAGTGTTCATGTGCATGCGTGAACCGTGTTAACCTGTTGTCTCTGACAGGTGATGACATCAAGACCAGCGGCTTCAGCATGGCAACGTGTCGCAACATGGTCAACATGCTGGACGTATCCTTCCATTACatcattatgtttttataattatACTACTAATTATACTATTACTCATTATTatgtttaatcatttaaatatccTTATAGATCAAATTGTTaactgagaaaaaaatcaacacattagtaaataaataatcgTTATTTAGCAATAATTTTTAGTTTGTAGTTCAGGTGTGAACCGGTTCAGTCTGCAGAGAGAGCTGCCACAGTGGCTGATGGGTAAATAACACCAGTGTGAGCAGGTGTGAGCATCAGTGTGACTTCCTGAACTGTGGCTGCAGAAAGACGGCAGCGGTAAACTGGGTCTGGTGGAGTTTAAAGTGCTGTGGACCAAAATCGAGAACTACCTGGTGAGTGTCCGATCCAGGACCTGGTTTCTGTTCCATGTGAGCTAACCAGAACCCTGACTGAACCCAGACCAGGGACTATAGAACCAGGGTCAGCTCCTTAGACCTCCAGGGCACCAGGTTTCATGTATGTGAATGTACACCAGCCGGGAGGTGTTTCTGGTCCTGGTCTCCTGATCCAAAGAGTCCGTCTGAACCAGAGACCACATACCGGGTATAACTGACGTAGGAGGTGTTTGATATTTAACGCTGTCTCTGTTGTCGTCTCTGTGGGATAGAATATTTACCGTAAGAAGGACGTGGACAACTCGGG
Proteins encoded:
- the LOC119484999 gene encoding calpain-2 catalytic subunit-like; this encodes MSGIAATLQHRREKDQGIGSCSQAVKYLNQDFQALQQHCFQTGRLFQDETFPAITSSLGFKELGPGSYKTRGVSWERPTELTSNPEFIVSGASRTDICQGALGDCWLLAAIASLTLNEEVLARVVPHGQSFREGEYAGIFHFQFWQFGEWVDVVIDDRLPCKDGELMFVHSAEGREFWSALLEKAYAKMNGCYEALSGGSTTEGFEDFTGGIAEVHELSKPDPYLFHIIQKAQSRGSLMGCSIDITSSSDSEAVTHQKLVKGHAYSVTGAAEVEYRGNMEKLIRIRNPWGQVEWTGAWSDNSAEWRQISDEDRQRLSHRSEDGEFWMSFKDFLRHYSRLEICNLTPDALTDDSVSKWALSTFDGSWRRGSTAGGCRNNPSTFWTNPQFVIQLDEEDDEPDDGEAGCSFVVGLIQKNRRRMRKMGEDMNTVGFAIYEVPDEYRGQRNVHLNRNFFLRNASAARSETFINLREVCSRFVLPPGEYLIVPSTFEANKNGDFCVRIFSEKQADFQELDDPIESRVEKIEIDEDDVDDRFRGLFGQLAGGDNEISTFELQKILNKVVCKRDDIKTSGFSMATCRNMVNMLDKDGSGKLGLVEFKVLWTKIENYLNIYRKKDVDNSGTMSSTEMRMAVEDAGFSLNNPLHQVLVARYSESDLTIDFDNFVGCLVRLETMFNTFNTLDKDKSGTVEFTILEWLNVTLL